A part of Cannabis sativa cultivar Pink pepper isolate KNU-18-1 chromosome 6, ASM2916894v1, whole genome shotgun sequence genomic DNA contains:
- the LOC133039239 gene encoding uncharacterized protein LOC133039239 produces the protein MSSEYNRSSLPLLIFDGENYDFWSIKMRTRFRSQNLWKIIEEGITIPEDITSLSEDKKKALGDNQQKDSHALYCLQQAMVDNLFPRIMSAATTKEAWDTLQEEFQGTVKVHAVRLQKLRRDFENLKMKDNETAKDYYSRIKEIVNQMVAYGEIISDKNIVQKILISCTEKYDSIVSVIKETKDLETLSPTELMGSLEACESRRERHKESEAENAFQSKINSRLDRSKTKVKIDNGDFMEAVSRGTIAIDTKKGKRYINDVLLVKMKENGCFPIQWRYASSVAMQAQTDESWLWHRRFGHFNFYGLKILKQKNMMRDLLAIKEISTVCEGCMLGKQHRQPFPSGKTWRAKKPLELVHTNVCGETRTPSNDQNRYFILFIDDFTRVTWFCEDEGMEHQLTVGYAPEQNSVSERKNRTVMEAARAMLLDKGLPKRFLVEAVSTAVYLLNRYPTKAVKNKTLIEAWSGRKPSAKHLKVFGCICYSHIPKEKKRKA, from the exons ATGAGTTCGGAGTACAATCGCTCTTCACTACCTCTTCTAATTTTCGATGGAgaaaactatgatttttggtCCATCAAAATGAGGACCCGTTTTCGATCACAAAATCTATGGAAAATTATTGAAGAAGGAATCACTATTCCGGAAGATATTACATCTCTTTCGGAGGATAAAAAGAAGGCACTCGGGGATAATCAACAAAAGGATTCTCATGCATTATACTGCTTGCAACAAGCTATGGTGGACAATCTTTTTCCACGAATTATGAGTGCAGCAACGACAAAAGAAGCATGGGACACGCTGCAGGAGGAGTTCCAAGGAACAGTCAAGGTACATGCAGTTAGACTACAAAAGCTTAGAAGAGATTTTGAGAATCTTAAAATGAAAGATAATGAGACTGCAAAAGATTACTATTCTAGAATTAAAGAAATAGTAAATCAAATGGTAGCCTATGGAGAAATAATTTCTGACAAGAATATAGTACAAAAGATACTAATTTCTTGTACAGAAAAATATGATTCAATAGTTTCTGTGATAAAGGAAACTAAAGATTTAGAAACTCTATCACCAACTGAACTAATGGGCTCTCTTGAAGCATGTGAAAGTAGACGAGAAAGGCATAAGGAAAGTGAAGCTGAAAATGCCTTTCAGTCTAAAATCAATTCGCG TCTTGATAGATCCAAGACTAAAGTTAAAATCGATAATGGTGACTTCATGGAAGCAGTCAGCAGAGGCACCATTGCCATTGACACTAAAAAGGGCAAGAGATACATCAATGATGTACTCTTG gtaaaaatgaaagaaaacggATGCTTTCCTATACAATGGAGATATGCAAGTAGTGTGGCAATGCAAGCACAAACAGATGAATCATGGCTATGGCATAGAAGGTTCGGTCACTTTAACTTCTATGGGCTAAAGATCCTCAAGCAGAAGAATATGATGAGAGACCTCCTAGCAATTAAGGAGATCAGCACAGTCTGCGAAGGATGCATGCTCGGGAAACAACATCGACAACCTTTCCCATCCGGCAAAACTTGGAGAGCCAAAAAGCCACTGGAGCTAGTCCATACTAACGTCTGCGGGGAAACGCGCACTCcatcaaatgaccaaaataggTACTTCATTCTCTTCATTGATGACTTTACTAGAGTGACATGG TTCTGTGAAGATGAAGGCATGGAGCACCAACTCACTGTTGGATACGCACCAGAACAAAACAGCGTATCTGAAAGGAAAAACAGGACTGTTATGGAGGCAGCAAGAGCCATGCTGCTAGATAAAGGTCTCCCAAAACGATTTTTGGTAGAAGCAGTAAGCACTGCAGTCTACTTGCTCAACCGATATCCAACCAAAGCCGTGAAGAATAAGACACTGATCGAAGCTTGGAGCGGACGTAAGCCATCAGCAAAGCATCTTAAAGTCTTCGGTTGCATATGCTATAGTCATattccaaaagaaaaaaagaggaaAGCTTGA
- the LOC133039240 gene encoding uncharacterized protein LOC133039240, with translation MVSDEHLAQVSMARPSTRSQDGIPPPTAEKTTSESNPDSTSAPVVNPSMAPRRPPTSRARPSQEEDPVEPDVFSPVQPAPQPAPSNRKPSLDRLAHEDVSSPFFLSTANHPGLVLVSTVLNGANYQSWKRGITMALNAKNKSAFIDGTLARLASGNPLLNSWNRCNNMVMCWLINSVSPEIAQSIMYFDLATDMWHDLQERFNEGNGPRIFQLQTQLTRLQQGDQSVTSYFTKLKSIWDELKEFQPNTTCSCGAMKIFLDYYNQNQVLQFLTGLNESYSSVRAQILLNEPIPNLSRVFAMIVQEERQRTLGSSSSDLSSMAASARPSSSTNPNRTKKSRPSCTNCGKPGHYVDKCYFLHGFPPGYGDKKKSEKGKTVANSFTAPPPPTETSHTTIDLTTQCQQLISLLSQQLSQGQTHEDPTTAVAASNMADFPSHVTLPNANRICAQGIGTVQINPHLIVYDAHSPNVVIGTAKRLGKVYVLLQDFIPIASSTCSLLSSNNGDQ, from the exons ATGGTATCAGACGAACATCTTGCTCAAGTTTCAATGGCTAGGCCCTCCACTCGCTCGCAAGACGGTATTCCGCCGCCCACAGCAGAGAAGACCACATCAGAATCAAATCCCGATTCCACTTCCGCACCAGTCGTCAACCCTTCCATGGCACCTCGTCGACCTCCAACTTCTAGAGCTCGTCCTTCTCAGGAAGAAGATCCTGTCGAACCAGATGTGTTCTCCCCTGTTCAACCCGCTCCTCAACCTGCTCCCTCTAATCGCAAACCCTCTCTCGATCGATTGGCTCATGAAGATGTCTCAAGCCCTTTCTTTCTCAGCACAGCCAATCACCCAGGGCTTGTTCTCGTCTCCACTGTGCTCAACGGTGCAAATTACCAATCTTGGAAGAGAGGCATAACAATGGCGTTGAATGCCAAGAACAAATCTGCTTTCATCGATGGAACCCTTGCTCGGCTGGCCTCTGGTAATCCCTTACTCAATTCTTGGAATAGATGTAATAACATGGTAATGTGTTGGTTGATAAACTCTGTGTCCCCTGAGATTGCACAGAGCATCATGTACTTTGATCTTGCCACCGATATGTGGCATGATCTTCAAGAAAGATTCAATGAGGGAAATGGCCCTAGAATCTTTCAGCTGCAAACGCAACTCACCCGTTTGCAGCAAGGTGATCAATCTGTCACCTCATATTTCACAAAGCTCAAGTCTATATGGGATGAGCTTAAGGAATTTCAACCGAATACCACTTGTTCTTGTGGTGCAATGAAAATATTTCTTGACTATTATAATCAAAATCAAGTTCTACAATTTCTAACGGGTCTCAATGAGTCTTACTCTTCGGTTCGGGCTCAAATCCTTCTCAATGAACCAATTCCAAATCTTTCTCGGGTTTTCGCCATGATTGTTCAAGAAGAAAGACAAAGAACCCTTGGTTCCTCATCCTCGGATTTGTCCTCCATGGCTGCCTCAGCCCGTCCATCATCATCTACTAATCCCAACCGGACAAAGAAATCAAGACCCTCTTGCACAAATTGTGGCAAACCGGGGCACTATGTTGACAAGTGTTACTTCCTTCATGGTTTTCCCCCGGGATATGGAGATAAAAAGAAATCTGAGAAAGGCAAGACTGTTGCCAATAGTTTTActgccccccccccccccaccgAGACCAGTCACACCACCATTGACCTCACCACTCAATGCCAACAACTCATATCCCTTCTTAGCCAACAACTAAGTCAAGGTCAGACCCATGAGGACCCAACTACTGCTGTTGCTGCTTCTAATATGGCTG ATTTTCCATCACATGTGACCCTCCCTAATGCCAATCGAATATGTGCTCAAGGAATTGGTACAGTTCAAATAAATCCACATCTTATTGTTTATGAT GCTCATTCCCCAAATGTGGTGATTGGGACTGCTAAAAGACTTGGAAAGGTCTATGTTCTTCTCCAAGATTTCATACCTATTGCAAGTTCTACTTGTTCTTTACTTTCTTCTAATAATGGAGACCAATAG